A single window of Ktedonobacterales bacterium DNA harbors:
- a CDS encoding fumarylacetoacetate hydrolase family protein, which yields MRLVTYQREGPPRTGAQWDEQIIDLNRAYRAALQQAENADELAVADARVPTDMIDLLSGGETSLKAARQAIAFVRGQLESHARALHAQGILHAADQVSFLPPVLRPGKVVGLGLNYRDHAAESHMEIPTYPVLFHKTASSLIGHNQPIVIPRNSSRVDYEAELAIIIGRRGKYIAEHEAFAYIAGYTNAHDVSARDLQFRTSQWTTGKMLDTFGPLGPALVTRDEIPDAQKLAIKTILNGQVMQDGNTAEMIFQIPFIVSYISQIATLEPGDVIMTGTPAGIGNARTPPVFLKPGDTVTIEIESLGKLTNPVVAEA from the coding sequence ATGCGATTAGTCACCTACCAGCGCGAAGGACCACCACGCACTGGCGCGCAATGGGATGAGCAGATCATTGACCTGAACCGCGCCTATCGCGCCGCCTTGCAGCAGGCGGAAAACGCAGATGAACTGGCCGTAGCTGACGCGCGCGTTCCCACCGACATGATAGACTTGCTGAGCGGCGGCGAAACCTCACTCAAGGCAGCCCGGCAAGCCATCGCCTTTGTTCGCGGCCAGCTTGAAAGCCATGCCAGGGCGCTCCACGCGCAAGGCATCCTCCACGCAGCCGATCAGGTCTCGTTCCTGCCGCCAGTTCTGCGCCCCGGCAAAGTCGTGGGCCTGGGCTTGAACTACCGCGACCACGCCGCCGAATCACACATGGAAATCCCCACCTACCCTGTCCTCTTTCACAAAACAGCCAGCTCACTGATCGGCCACAACCAGCCGATTGTAATCCCCCGCAACAGCAGCCGGGTAGACTACGAGGCTGAGCTAGCCATCATCATCGGCAGGCGCGGGAAATATATCGCCGAGCATGAAGCCTTTGCGTACATCGCCGGTTACACCAACGCCCACGATGTCAGCGCGCGCGATCTCCAGTTCCGCACCTCGCAATGGACCACCGGCAAGATGCTCGACACCTTCGGCCCGCTGGGGCCAGCCCTGGTCACACGCGACGAGATACCTGACGCGCAAAAGCTGGCGATCAAAACGATCTTAAACGGGCAGGTGATGCAAGATGGGAACACGGCAGAGATGATCTTCCAGATTCCCTTCATCGTCAGCTACATCTCCCAGATCGCCACGCTTGAACCAGGCGATGTCATCATGACCGGCACACCGGCAGGCATTGGCAACGCCCGCACCCCGCCAGTCTTTCTCAAGCCAGGAGACACGGTAACAATTGAAATCGAGAGCCTGGGGAAACTGACAAATCCGGTGGTTGCCGAAGCATAA
- a CDS encoding YciI family protein, with amino-acid sequence MFVAISTYLKPLEDVDTYYPAHIEWLIKHFNAGRFLGSGRRTPPIGGLILAREESREAFLALLAEDPFQQHGLASYEVFEFTPGPLPRRSAELEAFLSRPILPA; translated from the coding sequence ATGTTCGTCGCCATCTCAACCTACCTCAAACCACTTGAGGACGTAGACACCTATTACCCCGCGCACATCGAGTGGTTGATAAAGCACTTCAACGCTGGTCGTTTCCTCGGATCAGGCCGCAGGACGCCGCCCATCGGCGGCCTCATCCTCGCTCGTGAAGAGAGCCGCGAAGCCTTCCTCGCCCTGCTCGCTGAAGACCCGTTTCAGCAGCATGGCCTGGCGAGCTATGAAGTCTTCGAGTTCACCCCCGGACCCCTGCCGCGCCGATCAGCAGAATTAGAAGCGTTTCTAAGCAGGCCCATCTTGCCAGCGTAG